From a region of the Dermatophagoides farinae isolate YC_2012a chromosome 3, ASM2471394v1, whole genome shotgun sequence genome:
- the LOC124494681 gene encoding uncharacterized protein LOC124494681 isoform X5: MHINHQFIQQQQQQQQHQQPSLSNNQQQISQPSLQTSPNQQRPLAESTFAQIILSGGEKDIFPPRIVHRLDELDADDGQLEPLLIPCAAHSQPLSTYKWYWIPFGVHFDWETEIASLLLSQQQQQQQQQKSPSTSSSSSSINSFAMPIPVQQSNDQSSSQSSNTIGGQNVDPNSKEYRRHQLMLSRLRSMGSTLLITGPITHSNAGHYIAIVANTVGYDRCITTVNVRSPLTVRIDSVPIQGVSSKKSTMMPTPHLRQQQQQFYQESKQPRIIRGVRGETIRIRCTVHGFPLSDVYWLHNTQVILVNSGQSGRDGNEQQQEQKLQPAVNYHYHHGVVNLDSLSSSPSGYYPGSGSGNLRSRIKMNTANYLQVYATDMNVDQANSNNRRDISAIQHLDLALDDRSKSGMYQCFARNRFETTQATIQVQFVDQPPSIVEHFNELTIQPGESFTLRCVSRGAPLAQIEWSLDRMPMPTSTRFRLGDFVIKDNHNHHGSSTFDSLLVSHFNVTGSRVEDGGVYRCTAKNLAGSTYYEARVNVIGKGAVKVHTPNLTVLSGADINLNCPFYGYPIKTISWFGKDGSQRKLPTNGRQHISPNGTLHISKINKKEDEGTYECEVAFASNKESTSRTKLHLNVITGPRIDNFTFAPNLEEGMRSVVVCAVISGDSPIHIHWLKDGQPLTSSGDRKIEMVNEFTSSITFTALKRRHVGRYTCIASNMAASDRHYADLRVNVAPIWLFEPEDIIAISGQMLVINCQAEGIPEPQVRWKVEGNDFLDNNNNAKKLQPKSIPEISNSNSNSNSFHAVISNPHMQILENGSLIIKEVNRDDHRRYMCSAFNGVGSGISTIIRLSVHFPPQFLHGYYESKQIKFGEMVVLTCLVKLEYIDNVQASKFSNLSNTNIDELVNIRWFKDTSSTPVIASSKSKLLMTDPSYDRYHTTQTFEVNQDGLTGSTLNFTDIFLINQSNKKQSYPTTRYYATKLTIRHVERSDTGVYLCTAQNRYGSIRKNFTVTVLEQPDRPEEIRADEIASQSIKLTWPMPFDGNSPINEYVISYRTISGSISNTVTLAPYAAYLATSMTTATIDSHKKFISFQLGDLTPATTYVIQVKAKNSVGSSSFSDSITVKTTEEPPNDVPTDITILPLNTRSLKISWRPSRKPQTPASNHKSQSNVYIPPITGYYIGYRPHLDTIDNDHQNQLNEFVFKTIKSGIDLSSSETHESFILNNLKRATRYDIKIQAFNLAGAGPSSSEYQGKTLDYDVPSAPRIRALKSNLSSIELMWSVQGEEPISGFVISYKSATQNELKSSVANVAEKVSTSVEDHMNDWKTIKIELEPLSDANSIDTVFTHPEPAPVISTFHRRTYVLGLLRCGTKYFIYVNAYNGAGQGDPSEVILARTEGNVPVPPESVQDFVQPNISNARINLNQWKRLGCPIEKFELDFRVFGDVATNRKLTITPSTSVGEQSTMIEVESNIHSNITAELIIELTNLFSGSWYELLIQAVTEAGTVHREYIFSTRKSDGSTIAPLTLKAIEEFHGRTNGQQQGRQGSSSTRSQIYNHSFRSSMFTQLHYIVPVSCTLVILFLVFVVVCAIQTNRQNFLMFSLVANTRQRHHKVASGSKLSGQYSIGEGVGQLGSCMDSNDGSTVGGTGGAGEHIYGSNPGSMANGNGSKMPCSASIDELLDGSGKSSSQYNLRNDSCHSLGFSGPGAAICDHQVADIKQQQSQYPLYSLPVAYATSSVQFQNSTNCNGGSVSGGSNTTTATATTTTGSAVRLIGGRKSQDDPLYGTLSHHQQEHANFSAQKNQFTEMYCDGPQQPPPPPPPPLSSSISASKFPFTLTESVINVEQHRHHQPSWSNTSAATDCINQSIQTASNLSQATTKSAHPYELPFVFKSTPSNASMGNHNNESTAF, from the exons ATGcacatcaatcatcaatttattcaacaacaacaacaacagcagcagcatcagcagccatcattatcaaataatcAGCAACAGATATCACAACCATCATTACAAACATCACCGAATCAGCAACGACCATTGGCTGAAAGTACATTTGCACAAATAATTCTTTCAG GTGGCGAGAAGGACATATTTCCGCCAAGAATCGTTCATCGATTAGACGAActtgatgctgatgatgggCAATTGGAACCACTGTTGATACCATGCGCTGCACATTCACAACCATTATCTACTTATAAATGGTATTGGATTCCATTTGGAGTGCATTTTGATTGGGAAACGGAAATTGCCTCATTGTTATtgtctcaacaacaacaacaacaacagcagcaaaaatctccatcaacatcatcgtcatcatcatcgatcaattcatttgCCATGCCTATTCCTGTGCAACAATCTAATGATCAATCCTCTTCACAATCATCTAACACTATTGGTGGCCAGAATGTCGATCCAAATAGCAAAGAATATCGTCGCCATCAATTGATGTTGAGCCGTCTTCGATCAATGGGTAGCACATTATTGATCACTGGACCGATCACTCATTCCAACGCTGGTCATTATATTGCCATTGTGGCCAATACAGTCGGCTATGATCGATGTATCACTACAGTCAATGTTCGTTCACCGCTCACGGTGCGGATAGATTCTGTGCCAATTCAGGGCGTTTCATCGAAGAAATCAACCATGATGCCAACTCCTCATTTGCgccagcagcaacagcagttCTACCAGGAATCAAAACAACCAAGAATAATTCGTGGAGTTCGTGGTGAAACTATTCGAATACGATGTACAGTGCATGGATTTCCATTGTCTGATGTTTATTGGCTTCACAATACGCAAGTAATTCTAGTTAATTCCGGCCAAAGCGGAAGAGACggaaatgaacaacaacaagaacaaaagcTACAACCAGCagtaaattatcattatcatcatggtgTCGTTAACTtggattcattatcatcatcaccatctggTTACTATCCAGGATCAGGATCAGGGAATCTTCGAAGccgaatcaaaatgaatactGCCAACTATTTACAAGTATATGCTACTGACATGAATGTAGATCAGGCGAACAGCAATAATCGTCGCGATATATCCGCCATACAGCATTTAGATCTAGCCCTAGATGATCGTAGCAAATCTGGAATGTATCAATGTTTTGCACGTAATCGTTTCGAAACGACACAAGCTACTATACAAGTTCAATTTGTGG ATCAACCGCCATCTATTGTGGAACACTTTAATGAGCTAACAATTCAACCGGGAGAAAGTTTTACTCTACGTTGTGTATCGCGTGGTGCACCATTAGCGCAAATAGAATGGTCATTGGATCGAATGCCTATGCCAACATCAACTCGATTTCGTTTAGGTGATTTCGTCATCAAAGATAATCACAACCATCATGGATCATCGACATTTGATTCTTTATTAGTCAGTCATTTCAATGTTACAGGCAGCCGTGTCGAAGATGGTGGAGTTTATCGATGTACAGCAAAAAATTTAGCTGGTTCAACTTATTATGAAGCACGAGTAAACGTTATTGGCAAAGGAGCAGTCAAAGTTCATACACCGAACTTGACTGTCCTCTCTGGAGCTGATATAAATCTGAATTGTCCGTTCTATGGTTATCCAATTAAGACTATAAGTTGGTTTGGAAAAG ATGGATCACAACGAAAATTGCCAACCAATGGGCGTCAACACATATCACCTAATGGAACATTACATATCAG TAAAATAAACAAGAAGGAAGATGAAGGAACATATGAATGTGAGGTGGCATTTGCTAGCAACAAAGAGTCTACTTCACGAACCAAACTTCATTTAAATGTCATCA CTGGTCCTCGAATTGATAATTTCACGTTTGCACCAAACCTTGAAGAAGGAATGCGTAGTGTTGTAGTATGTGCTGTGATATCCGGTGATTCACCAATACACATTCATTGGCTTAAGGATGGCCAACCATTAACTAGTAGTGGTGATCGCAAAATCGAAATGGTGAATGAATTCACATCCAGTATTACATTCACTGCACTGAAACGTCGTCACGTTGGTAGATATACGTGTATAGCATCCAATATGGCTGCCAGTGACCGTCATTATGCTGATCTTCGTGTTAATG TGGCACCAATATGGCTTTTCGAGCCCGAAGATATCATAGCTATTTCAGGACAAATGTTAGTGATTAACTGTCAAGCTGAAGGTATTCCAGAACCACAAGTTCGATGGAAAGTAGAAGGAAATGATTTTCtggacaataataataatgcaaaAAAGCTGCAGCCTAAATCAATACctgaaatttcaaattcaaactcAAATTCGAATTCTTTTCATGCTGTGATCAGTAATCCTCATATGCAAATTTTAGAGAATGGATCGTTGATCATCAAAGAAGTGAATCGTGATGATCATAGACGATACATGTGTAGCGCTTTTAATGGTGTCGGTAGCGGTATAAGTACCATTATAAGACTCTCTGTCCATT TTCCGCCACAATTTCTCCATGGTTATTATGAAagtaaacaaataaaattcggGGAAATGGTTGTGTTGACTTGTTTGGTCAAACTTGAATACATCGATAATGTTCAAGCATCTAAATTTTCGAATCTTTCAAATACTAACATTGACGAGCTTGTGAATATTCGTTGGTTTAAAGATACTAGTTCTACTCCGGTGATAGcttcatcaaaatcgaaaCTTTTGATGACCGATCCCTCTTATGATCGATATCATACGACTCAAACATTCGAAGTGAATCAAGATGGGTTAACCGGATCAACACTTAACTTTACTGATATATttttaataaatcaatccaacaaaaaacagtCATATCCTACTACTAGATATTATGCAACAAAGTTGACCATACGTCATGTTGAACGTAGTGACACAGGAGTTTACCTTTGCACAGCACAGAATCGTTATGGTTCCatacgaaaaaattttactgtGACCGTTTTGGAACAACCTGATAGACCTGAAGAGATTCGTGCTGATGAAATTGCTAGTCAATCAATTAAACTTACTTGGCCAATGCCATTCGATGGGAATTCTCCCATTAATGAATATGTGATTTCTTATCGAACCATCTCTGGGTCCATATCAAACACAGTTACTTTGGCTCCATATGCTGCATATTTGGCAACATCCATGACTACGGCGACCATAGATTCTCACAAGaagttcatttcatttcaattagGTGATCTAACTCCTGCAACCACATACGTAATACAGGTCAAAGCTAAAAATTCTGTTGGTTCCAGTTCATTTAGTGATAGTATTACTGTCAAAACTACCGAAGAAC CTCCAAACGATGTCCCTACCGACATAACAATATTACCGCTAAATACTCGTAGCTTAAAAATTTCATGGAGACCATCACGAAAACCCCAGACCCCTGCGAGCAATCATAAATCTCAAAGCAACGTCTATATTCCGCCAATTACAGGCTACTACATTGGATATCGACCACATCTTGATACTATAGATAATGATCaccaaaatcaattgaatgaatttgtatttaaaacaatcaaatctgGCATTGATCTTTCATCGAGTGAAACTCATGAAAGTTTTATTCTCAACAATCTAAAACGAGCTACACGTTACGATATAAA AATTCAAGCTTTCAATTTGGCTGGCGCAGGTCCTTCTAGCTCAGAGTATCAAGGAAAAACTCTGGATTATGATGTACCATCAGCTCCTAGAATTCGTgcattaaaatcaaatttaagttcaattgaattgatgtgGTCTGTTCAAGGAGAAGAACCTATTTCCGGATTTGTCATATCATATAAATCGGCAACACAAAATGAGTTGAAATCAAGCGTGGCTAATGTTGCTGAAAAAGTCAGCACTTCAGTTGAAGATCACATGAACGATTGGAAAACGATCAAAATCGAATTGGAACCTTTGAGTGATGCTAATTCAATTGATACTGTGTTCACTCATCCTGAGCCGGCTCCAGTCATTTCAACTTTTCATCGAAGGACATATGTTCTAGGTTTACTTCGTTGTGGCaccaaatatttcatttatgTAAACGCCTATAATGGCGCTGGCCAAGGTGATCCCAGTGAAGTAATCCTTGCACGAACTGAAGGGAATGTTCCCGTACCACCAGAATCTGTACAAGATTTTGTTCAACCAAATATTTCGAATGCtagaatcaatttgaatcaatggaAACGACTAGGTTGTCCaatcgaaaaatttgaattggatTTTAGAGTATTCGGAGATGTAGCCACAAATCGAAAACTGACTATAACTCCATCAACTTCAGTTGGTGAACAATCAACTATGATAGAAGTCGAATCAAATATTCATAGCAACATAACTGCCGAACTAATCATAGAGCTTACAAATTTGTTTTCCGGATCATGGTATGAATTATTGATACAAGCAGTTACTGAAGCTGGAACTGTACATCGAgaatacattttttcaacTCGTAAATCTGATGGTTCAACGATTGCTCCATTAACGCTGAAAGCGATTGAAGAATTTCATGGTCGAACCAATGGCCAACAACAAGGGCGACAAGGTTCCTCATCAACGCGTTCACAAATCTATAACCATTCATTtcgatcatcaatgtttACTCAACTTCATTACATCGTTCCGGTATCTTGTACCCTGGTCATATTGTTCTTAgtgtttgttgtcgtttgtgCTATCCAGACGAATCGGCAAAATTTCTTAATGTTCTCACTGGTTGCTAATACTCGACAGCGACATCATAAAGTGGCTTCTGGTTCGAAACTATCTGGTCAATATTCAATCGGCGAAGGCGTTGGCCAACTTGGAAGTTGTATGGATTCAAATGATGGTAGTACTGTTGGAGGCACAGGGGGAGCAGGAG AACACATTTATGGTTCAAATCCTGGTAGTATGGCCAATGGCAATGGATCCAAGATGCCATGCTCTGcatcgattgatgaattgtTGGATGGATCTGgcaaatcatcatctcaaTATAATTTACGTAACGATTCATGTCATTCATTGGGTTTCAGTGGTCCAGGGGCAGCCATTTGTGATCATCAAGTTGCTgatatcaaacaacaacagtctCAATATCCTTTGTATTCTCTTCCAGTGGCGTATGCCACTTCTTCggttcaatttcaaaattcgaCTAATTGTAATGGAGGTAGTGTATCAGGTGGATCCAATACGACTACAGCGACTGCTACAACAACCACTGGAAGTGCAGTACGTTTGATCGGTGGTAGAAAATCTCAAGATGATCCTCTCTACGGTACATTGAGCCATCACCAACAAGAGCATGCAAATTTTTCAGCtcaaaaaaatcagttcACTGAAATGTATTGCGATGGACCGCAGcaaccaccaccgccacctcCTCCACCACTTTCGTCGTCTATTTCAGCCTCCAAATTTCCTTTTACATTGACAGAATCTGTCATCAATGTTGAACAACATCGCCATCACCAGCCTTCGTGGTCCAATACTTCCGCTGCTACTGAttgtatcaatcaatcgattcaaacaGCATCTAATTTATCACAAGCTACGACAAAATCGGCTCATCCTTATGAACTGCCATTTGTATTCAAATCAACGCCATCAAATGCTTCAATGGGTAATCACAACAATGAATCCACAgctttttga